From the Sphingobium sp. RAC03 genome, the window CATCTATCGGCACCGCCACGGCTGCGGCCGCCCCGCTGCTCGCAGCGGTGAACGAATTTATCGACGCCAAGGGCGGCGGCCAGGGGCATTTTCAGACGTCTATGGATGGCGTCCATATCATGCGCGCCTTTCAGGACATCATGCCGATCCGCCGGATGTACCGGCCATCGCTTTGCGTTGTCCTGCAAGGTACCAAGGAAATCCTCTTTGGCGAAACCGCGCTTCGCTATGCGCAGATGGAATGTCTGGTCGTCAGCATTGAATTGCCCGCAACAGGATGGATGGTCGGCGCGACCGAGGATGACCCGTTCGTCGGCGTCAATATCGAGCTTGACGTCGCCATGCTGCGGGAGGTGATGCAGCAACTCGCCGCACCGCCACGGCCCGATGGTGCGTCTAGCGCATGCGTCTTCGTGGGCAAGGTCGATATGATGCTGAGCGAGTGCGTGCTGCGCTTCGTCAGACTGGCGCAGACGCCCGAAGCCGCCGCCGTTCTATACCCCTCGACCATGCGGGAGCTATGCTATTTGCTGCTGACGGGTGCCTATGGCAGCGAACTGGCGACGCTGGCGCTGCCCGAAACCCATACCGAGCGGGTCGCCAGGGCGATCTACCTGCTACGTCAGAATTTCAACCAGACATTGCGGGTCGAACAATTGGCGGACGCCGCGCGGATGAGCCTCTCGTCCTTCCATCAGCATTTCAAGACGATGACGTCGATGACGCCCGTGCAGTTTCAGAAGCAATTGCGCCTGTTGGAAGCAAGACGCCTGATGGTCAGCGACGCGATCAATGTATCGGAAGCGGCCTATCAAGTGGGATATGAGAGCGCCTCGCAATTCAGTCGGGAATATGCCCGGACATTTGGCGTCGCGCCCAAGCGCGACGTGCTGAATTACAAGGCGTTGCTGGCCGCCGGATCACGCTAGGATCAGGCAAGTTTTCCCTTCTATCCGGCATGGAGCTTTGCGGTCTGTCCCCTATCCTGCTTTTCAAGATGCCGACATCGGCCCTTTTGAAAGGCAGGCTCCATGACAGGTTGGACAGCGTCCGACATCCCTCCGCAGCAAGGCCGGGTGGCTGTCGTCACCGGTACGGGTGGCCTGGGATATGAAACAGCATATGCACTGGTAAAGGCCGGTGCAGAGGTAATTCTCGCGGGACGCGATCTGGCCAAGGGCGCGGCTGCGATCGAACGGATCGCCAGTCATGTGCCGGACGCAGCGATCCGCTTCGAACGGCTGGATCTGGCAAGCCTTGCATCGATTGCGGACTTTGGCCGTCGACTTGCGCGTGAAAGGGATAGTCTGGACCTGCTCGTCAACAATGCCGGCGTCATGGTTCCGCCTCGGCATATGGTGACGGTCGACGGCTTTGAATTGCAGATGGGCACCAACTATTTTGGCCACTTCGCCCTGACCGGACATCTTATGCCGTTGTTGCGAAAGGGCCAGGCGACACGCATCATCTCCGTATCGAGCGTCGCGGCACGTGGCGGCGCGATCGACTTCGATAATTTGCAGGGACAGCAGACATATAGGCCCATGGTGGCCTACAGCCAGTCCAAGCTGGCCTGCCTGATGTTTGCGCTGGAGTTGCAGCACCGCAGTTGGACTCATGGCTGGAACGTGACCAGCATTGCCGCCCACCCCGGCGTATCTCGCACCGGTTTGTTGCACAATGGACCTGGACGTTGGAGTGTGCCTGGCCTCGCCCGATCGGTCTTGCCGTTCCTGTTTCAACCCGCCGCGCAAGGCGCTCTACCTTTGTTGTTCGCGGCAACATCCCCACAAGCCAAGGGTGGTGCCTATTATGGTCCGAACAGGATGGGGGAAACACGCGGGCAGCCCGCTTTGGCCAAAGTGCCGCCCCAGGCCTTGGACGAGGCATCGGTCGCTCATCTGTGGGACATATCCGAGGCGCTGACGTCCGTCAGCTATGAGCCTGAAGCGGTGGACGATGTCGGCCTCTTATCGCTGGCGGAGAACAGCCCAGGGTCCGTTGCCAGGTCGCGCCATATTCCCCCTATCCCTATGGTACAGGAAAACGACAATGTTCAATAGGTTCGGAATGCCCTTGGTCACAGTCTTTGCCGCGCAAATGGTGGCCATGTCGCCCGTTTTCTCACAGGTCGCCCAACCCGCAGCGATCAAGGGGTTGTGGCAAGCGGAAGATGGCAGCATGAAGATCGATATGTTCGACGCGGGCGGCGGCAATTATGCGGGACGGCTGATCTATGGCCGCCGCGCTGTCGAAGCAGATGGCAAGACATTCAAACGCGACGTCCGCAACCCCGATGCCAAATTGAGGGCACGGTCGCTTGAGGGGATCACGATCCTGAACAATCTTAAATGGAATGCCGGCAATCGGCGTTTCGAGGGCGGCACATTATATGACGGCACGTCGGGCCGGACCTATTCCGCCCGCGTCACGATCATCGGCGAGAAGATGGAATTGCGCGGCTATATGGGGTCGCCTTTGCTGGGGCGCACGATCACCTTCAATCGGGCGGCACGCGATGCTGTCCGCTAACCACGCCGATGCTCTGGAACGACTGATGCCTGAAACCAGTCATGACTGCGGCGATTTGCGATCAGATAGGCTGTCGCCGTCAACACTGTGGCGACTGGCACGACCAACAGGCCCAGCCCCAGGCCATTTGCGACATGCGCGGCGCTCGCGGCGTCGCTGATGACGCCTACCAATAATGGGCCGATGGCAGGTCCGACCAGGCTGGAACCGATCATGCCAAGGCTGGATGCCATGGCTTCGCGGCCTCGGCCAGCCACCAGATGCGCGCTGCCAAAGGCGTAAGGCAGCGTGAAAGCAAAGGCGAACATGGCCGGCAGGAGCAGGACGATGCACAGCCAGCCGACCGGGACGAACAATGCCATCGTCGTGGTAACCGCCGCGATGATGAAGAGGATGGCCGGTGCAGCGAGCATGGCACTGGATTTATGGCGGGCGACGCGGTCGAAGCCGCGTCCGCCCAGCAGCGTTCCGGCAACACCCGATATGCCCTGAAGCACGCCGAAGGCCAGCCCGGCCTCGCTGGCGCTATAGCCATGGGTGCGGATCAGGAACGGCGTTGCAAAAGCATAGAAGGGGGTGGCCGCAAAGCCAAGCGTCACAGCACCGACGACCAGCCAGCGAAACGGCGGGGACGCCAGCAATTGCATGCTTGCCCCGACAAAGGACTGCGTGTCCGCCCCTCTTTGGGGTCGTCGCGGCGGTGTCGGGCCGATGGCCAGCAGCGCGAAAATGCCGATCAGGCATCCCATCATGCCGGCGCCCATGAGCGCGGCG encodes:
- a CDS encoding SDR family oxidoreductase, translating into MTGWTASDIPPQQGRVAVVTGTGGLGYETAYALVKAGAEVILAGRDLAKGAAAIERIASHVPDAAIRFERLDLASLASIADFGRRLARERDSLDLLVNNAGVMVPPRHMVTVDGFELQMGTNYFGHFALTGHLMPLLRKGQATRIISVSSVAARGGAIDFDNLQGQQTYRPMVAYSQSKLACLMFALELQHRSWTHGWNVTSIAAHPGVSRTGLLHNGPGRWSVPGLARSVLPFLFQPAAQGALPLLFAATSPQAKGGAYYGPNRMGETRGQPALAKVPPQALDEASVAHLWDISEALTSVSYEPEAVDDVGLLSLAENSPGSVARSRHIPPIPMVQENDNVQ
- a CDS encoding DUF2147 domain-containing protein, with the translated sequence MPLVTVFAAQMVAMSPVFSQVAQPAAIKGLWQAEDGSMKIDMFDAGGGNYAGRLIYGRRAVEADGKTFKRDVRNPDAKLRARSLEGITILNNLKWNAGNRRFEGGTLYDGTSGRTYSARVTIIGEKMELRGYMGSPLLGRTITFNRAARDAVR
- a CDS encoding spinster family MFS transporter, giving the protein MAFDSPSPIMAKPNSIAQETESGSGYPSNRRRFLLLVSLFLISAFAQIDRVLPFILLESIKADLSLSDTQVGLLTGVAFAVCYALLSLPFAYLSDRGSPRAILVLCTLVWSVMTAMGGLAASFMLLAMTRFGVAIGEAGAVPSGHALIARKVSPMHRGVAIGVFSLGMPIGTMAGFGLGGAINDMFGWRAALMGAGMMGCLIGIFALLAIGPTPPRRPQRGADTQSFVGASMQLLASPPFRWLVVGAVTLGFAATPFYAFATPFLIRTHGYSASEAGLAFGVLQGISGVAGTLLGGRGFDRVARHKSSAMLAAPAILFIIAAVTTTMALFVPVGWLCIVLLLPAMFAFAFTLPYAFGSAHLVAGRGREAMASSLGMIGSSLVGPAIGPLLVGVISDAASAAHVANGLGLGLLVVPVATVLTATAYLIANRRSHDWFQASVVPEHRRG
- a CDS encoding AraC family transcriptional regulator is translated as MTRMPDTAKILPFPPNAAKSAVAAPHPEAPSIGTATAAAAPLLAAVNEFIDAKGGGQGHFQTSMDGVHIMRAFQDIMPIRRMYRPSLCVVLQGTKEILFGETALRYAQMECLVVSIELPATGWMVGATEDDPFVGVNIELDVAMLREVMQQLAAPPRPDGASSACVFVGKVDMMLSECVLRFVRLAQTPEAAAVLYPSTMRELCYLLLTGAYGSELATLALPETHTERVARAIYLLRQNFNQTLRVEQLADAARMSLSSFHQHFKTMTSMTPVQFQKQLRLLEARRLMVSDAINVSEAAYQVGYESASQFSREYARTFGVAPKRDVLNYKALLAAGSR